The nucleotide window CGGCCTACAGCGAGCGTACCGACGATTAATCGGAGGTGACGGCGACTTCGCCCTCGGGACGCTCGGCTTCCTCGGCGCTGACCGCCTCACGTTCCTCGCGCTCCTCTTCCTCTTTCTTGTTCTTGATCTTCTTCATCCGGAAGATCTCCTCGCGCTCCTGCTCTTCGAGCTTCTGCTCGATGTACTCCTGTGACTCGTGGAGCTCGGGCAGCAGCTTGAATTCGAGGGCGTTGACCCGCCGTTTGGTGGTCTCGATCTCGTTGAGCATCTTCTTCATCGCGGTCTCGACCTCGGCGGCGAGAACGATCGAGTCGATCAGCTCCTCGTAGGCGTCGGCGGCCTCGTCGATCTGCGCGCTCGTACCGAGGATGCCGTAGCCGCGCTCGTCGAGCCCCTTCTGCACCTTCGAGGACTCGATCTGGGGGACGACGACGCCCATGATGTTCTTCGACTGGATGGTGATCTCGGGATGTTCTTTGAGCGCCGCGGCCGCCCCGCGCACCGCGAGATCGCCCTCGATCGCACGTGCCATGTCGATCGTCTCCTGGGCCTCCTCGTAGTCGTCGCCGAGGCCCGAGCGCACGTCCTGGGCCTGATCGAGGATGTCCATGAACTCCATGATGAGCCCGTCGCGTTTCTGCTCCAAGGTGTCGTGACCGCGCTCGGAGAGATCGATGCGATCCTCGATCGCCATCAGCTCCTTGCGCGTGGGTTTGACGTCGTTTGCCATTGCCTGAAATAGTCGACCGAGACCCTTAAGCTTCGGCCTCGGACTCGGCCGCACCGTCGCTCTCGTCGCCCGCCGATTCCTCGCCCGGTTCGTCGACGTCCTCTCGGTAGTGCTCCTCGATGAGCTCCTCGTCGATACGGTTGAGCGACGATTTCGGGAGCATCGAGAGCAGGTCCCAGCCGATGTCGAGGGTTTCCTCGATGTCGCGGTTGTTGTCGAAGCCCTGATCGACGAACTCGGTCTCGAAGCGGTCGGCCAGATCGAGATAGCGGTTGTCCTGCTCGGAGAGCGCCTCGCGACCGACGATGTTCACCAGGTCGCGCAGGTCCTCACCCTCCGCGTAGGCAGCGTAGAGCTGATCGGAGACGTCGCCGTGGTCCTCGCGCGTGAGGCCCTCGCCGATCCCGTCGTCCATCAGCCGCGAGAGGCTCGGCAGCACGTTGACCGGCGGCTGCACACCTTGACTGTTGAGGTCGCGGTCCATCATGATCTGGCCCTCGGTGATGTAGCCCGTGAGGTCGGGGATCGGATGCGTGTCGTCGTCGCCGGGCATCGTCAGGATCGGGATCTGCGTGACCGATCCCTCGCGACCCTTGATCCGACCCGCGCGCTCGTAGAGCTGGGCGAGGTCGGTGTACATGTAGCCCGGGTAGCCACGCCGACCGGGCACCTCCTCGCGGGCGGCCCCGATCTCGCGCAGCGCCTCACAGTAGTTCGTCATGTCCGTCAGGATGACGAGTACGTGATAGCCCTTCTCGAAGGCGAGATACTCGGCCGTGGTGAGTGCGAGTCGCGGCGTGATCTGGCGCTCGACGGCGGGGTCGTCCGCCAGGTTCGAGAAGACGACCGATCGTTCGAGCGCACCGGTGCGCTCGAAGTCCGCGAGGAACTCGTTGGACTCCTCGGCGGTGATGCCCATCGCACAGAACACCACTGCGAACTCCGATCCGTCCTCGTCGTCGCCCTCCTCGTCGATCTCTTCGGGCACCGTCGCCTGCCGGGCGATCTGGAGCGCGAGATCGTTGTGCGGGAGGCCGGACGCCGAGAAGATCGGCAGTTTCTGGCCCCGTACCAAGGTGTTCATCCCGTCGATCGCCGAGACACCCGTCTGGATGAACTCCTCGGGGTACTCTCTGGCGGTGGGGTTGATCGCCGCACCGATGATGTCCTCGCGCTCCTCGGGGACGATCTCCGGACCGTCGTCGATCGGGCGACCCGAGCCGTCGAGCACTCTGCCGAGGAGGTCCTCGGTGACGGGCATCTTCATCGTCTCGCCGAGGAACCTGACCGAGGCATCACGGTTGATGCTGTCGGTGCCCTCGAAGACCTGTATCGAGGCGAACTCCTCGTTCGATTCGAGCACCTGACCGCGCTTCTGTTCACCGTTCGGTAGCTCGATCTCGACGATCTCGTCGTAGCCCACCGGTTCGTCGATCTCGACGAACACGAGCGGCCCACTGATCTCCTCGATGGTTTTGTATTCTTTCATTTTTGGTAGTCAGTATTTCTCCCGGAGCTGGCTCTCGATGTTCGACTCGACGTCGTCGATGAACTCCTCGTACTCCGCGGTCGCGCCGATGCGGTTGAGCCGCGGTGCGGCGTCGATACCCGTGATCTCCTCGACCGGAACGCCGGCGTCGAGTGCCGCGAACGCCTCGTCGTTGTAGGTCTTGATCGCCTGCATGATGAGGTAGGTCTTCTCCGGCGCGGAGTAGGCGTCGACGTCGTCGAGCGCGTTCTGCTGGAGGAACGCCTCGCGCAGATAGCGCGCGATATCCAGGGTGAGGCGCTGGTCGTCCGGCAGCGCGTCCTCGCCGACCAGCTGGACGATCTCCTGGAGCTCGCTCTCCTCGTCGAGCGTGTCGATGGCCCACTGGCGCACCTCGGGCCAGTCGCTCGCGACGTTCTCCTCGAACCACGGGTCGAGCTGGTCGCGATAGAGCGAGTACGACTCGTCCCAGTCGATCGCCGGGAAGTGCCGGCGCTCGGCGAGATCGGCGTCGAGCGCCCAGAACGTCTTCACGATGCGCAGCGTGTTCTGGGTGACGGGTTCGGAGAAGTCGCCACCCGGCGGGGAGACTGCGCCGACCGCCGAGATCGATCCCTCGGTGCCGTTGATGTTCTGGAAGTAGCCCGCGCGCTCGTAGAACTCCGAGAGGCGCGCCGCGAGGTAGGCCGGATAGCCCTCCTCGCCCGGCATCTCTTCCAGACGCGAACTGATCTCGCGCATCGCCTCCGCCCACCGCGAGGTGGAGTCGGCCATCAGCGCCACGTCGTAGCCCATGTCGCGGTAGTACTCGGCGATCGTGATGCCCGTGTAGACACACGACTCGCGTGCCGCGACCGGCATGTTGGAGGTGTTGGCGATGAGACACGTACGAGACATCAACGGCTTCCCGGTGTTCGGGTCTTCGAGCTCGGGGAAGTCGTCGATCACCTCCGTCATCTCGTTGCCGCGCTCGCCACAGCCGATGTAGATGACGATATCGGCGTCGGCGTACTTCGCGAGACTCTGCTGGGTGACGGTCTTCCCGGAGCCGAACGGTCCCGGGATCGCCGCCGTCCCACCTTTCGCGAGCGGGAACAGTCCGTCCTGGACGCGCTGGCCCGTGATCAGGGGCGTTTTCGGCGTCTCCTTGTCGACGGTCGGGCGGGCCTCGCGCACCGGCCACTCCTGATGCATCGTGACCTCCTCGCCCGAATCGAGTTCGACGACCGTCTCGGTGACGGTGAACTCGCCCTCCTCGACGTTCGTGACTGCGCCACCCTCGTAGTCCGGCGGCACGAGCACCTTGTGTTCGATGCTCTCGGTCTCCGGGACCGTGCCGACGATGTCGCCGGCCTCGATCTCGTCGCCCTTCTCGACGGTGGGCGTGAACTCCCAGGTCTCGTCCATCTCGATGCCCGGCGCGTCGACACCGCGGTCGAGAAACGCGCCGAGCTGGTTTTCGAGCTCGTCGAGCGGGCGCTGAACGCCGTCGTAGATCGAGTAGAGCATGCCGGGCCCCAGATCGACCGAGAGGGGTTCGCCGGTGTTCGTGACGGGCTCACCGGGGGCGACGTTCGAGGTCTCCTCGTAGACCTGGATCGTCGTCCGGTTGCCCTCGATCTCGATCACCTCGCCCATCAGCCCTTCGTCGCCGACGTAGACCACGTCGTTCATCCGCGCGCCGAGGTCCGCCGCCACGACGACCGGGCCGCTCACGCTCGCGATCGTGCCGTCCTCAT belongs to Halococcus qingdaonensis and includes:
- a CDS encoding V-type ATP synthase subunit D, with product MANDVKPTRKELMAIEDRIDLSERGHDTLEQKRDGLIMEFMDILDQAQDVRSGLGDDYEEAQETIDMARAIEGDLAVRGAAAALKEHPEITIQSKNIMGVVVPQIESSKVQKGLDERGYGILGTSAQIDEAADAYEELIDSIVLAAEVETAMKKMLNEIETTKRRVNALEFKLLPELHESQEYIEQKLEEQEREEIFRMKKIKNKKEEEEREEREAVSAEEAERPEGEVAVTSD
- a CDS encoding V-type ATP synthase subunit B encodes the protein MKEYKTIEEISGPLVFVEIDEPVGYDEIVEIELPNGEQKRGQVLESNEEFASIQVFEGTDSINRDASVRFLGETMKMPVTEDLLGRVLDGSGRPIDDGPEIVPEEREDIIGAAINPTAREYPEEFIQTGVSAIDGMNTLVRGQKLPIFSASGLPHNDLALQIARQATVPEEIDEEGDDEDGSEFAVVFCAMGITAEESNEFLADFERTGALERSVVFSNLADDPAVERQITPRLALTTAEYLAFEKGYHVLVILTDMTNYCEALREIGAAREEVPGRRGYPGYMYTDLAQLYERAGRIKGREGSVTQIPILTMPGDDDTHPIPDLTGYITEGQIMMDRDLNSQGVQPPVNVLPSLSRLMDDGIGEGLTREDHGDVSDQLYAAYAEGEDLRDLVNIVGREALSEQDNRYLDLADRFETEFVDQGFDNNRDIEETLDIGWDLLSMLPKSSLNRIDEELIEEHYREDVDEPGEESAGDESDGAAESEAEA
- a CDS encoding ATP synthase subunit A, which translates into the protein MSQATDTQGDEDGTIASVSGPVVVAADLGARMNDVVYVGDEGLMGEVIEIEGNRTTIQVYEETSNVAPGEPVTNTGEPLSVDLGPGMLYSIYDGVQRPLDELENQLGAFLDRGVDAPGIEMDETWEFTPTVEKGDEIEAGDIVGTVPETESIEHKVLVPPDYEGGAVTNVEEGEFTVTETVVELDSGEEVTMHQEWPVREARPTVDKETPKTPLITGQRVQDGLFPLAKGGTAAIPGPFGSGKTVTQQSLAKYADADIVIYIGCGERGNEMTEVIDDFPELEDPNTGKPLMSRTCLIANTSNMPVAARESCVYTGITIAEYYRDMGYDVALMADSTSRWAEAMREISSRLEEMPGEEGYPAYLAARLSEFYERAGYFQNINGTEGSISAVGAVSPPGGDFSEPVTQNTLRIVKTFWALDADLAERRHFPAIDWDESYSLYRDQLDPWFEENVASDWPEVRQWAIDTLDEESELQEIVQLVGEDALPDDQRLTLDIARYLREAFLQQNALDDVDAYSAPEKTYLIMQAIKTYNDEAFAALDAGVPVEEITGIDAAPRLNRIGATAEYEEFIDDVESNIESQLREKY